The Drosophila simulans strain w501 chromosome 3R, Prin_Dsim_3.1, whole genome shotgun sequence genome contains the following window.
TAGATTACACTCAAAGATGTAAACGTAGCTAGAGTCAGACAACTTGGGTAAGCACGACTGTATTGTTGACTTGGCGTGCGATAAGGTGCTGATAAGAGAGGCAATCTGACCGTGACGGGTCTTACCAATCAATTAGTACGGATACCTCTAAAAAGTTTGGACGTACCTTCAGATCCGGTTTGAGGGCGTAGGCGCACAACTCGAAGCGCACCTGGTCGTTCCCCTTTCCGGTGGCTCCGTGGGCCAGGTACTTCGCTCCATACTCGCGGGCGACCTCTATCAGGGCTACACTGATGCAGGGCCTGGCCAGAGAAGTGCCCAGCAGATAGCGCTCCTCGTACACCAGACCCATTTGTACGGCCGGCCAGATATAGTCCTCCACGAAGGACTGCTTGACATCGGCCACGATAACCTGAGTCGATAGGACGAAACATATTATAAGAATTCGAATTCAAATTTCGTTcgacatatgtatgtatgccaCACTTCTGGTTGCACAACCTTTTTTGCGCCAATCTTAAGGGCCTTCTTCTCGGCGGCGGTGAAATCTTCCTTCTGGCCTACATCGGCCAGGACGCAAATGACCTCATACTGCTTGTCCAGCAACCACTTGAGGATGCAACTAGTGTCCAGGCCACCGGAGTAAGCTAAAATTACGGTTTCCTTAGGCATATTTCCCAGATGCCTGTCCACTTGTCACACTTGTGCAAAAAATACTACATTTCGAAAATTATTAGCTCGTTGAGCTTGGAGTAATCTCCGTCTAATCAAACTAGCTTATCAATCCCTACGCCTGGTTCCCTCTGTATTTACCTCTGATGATAAggcgatgttgctgccgctaaTAAACACCCGTTACTCGAAGAGTACAGGGTATGCTAGAAGAAACCGTTTCCGACCCTATAAAGTGTTTATTTTCTTGATCAGTATAACttgccgagtcgatctggctgTGATCTCGCTGTAATTTTGGTAAATATAATTGCCAGTAAGTTGTTTGACCATATCTGGGAACAGAAATCTTGGAAAAGGTAAGGTAATTATAAGCTAGCCCAATTTCAGGTACAATGAAGTCGGACACGGAAAAATATTAGCAAAAACTCCAGTTGCTTTCCAGGATTTCGTACATCTGAGTCAATGAATGCAATTTCATTGCTGCCTTGAATTAATAGGATTCTTTAGAGTTAAAGAATTTGTGGATGGCTTAATTATcggaaatacattttataaccAAAACCTATTGAAAAaccgtagaatcattttatCTACAAGTTTCAAAATCGGATTCTTGAAGATGACTAAATTTGTAAACTCTGCCTACTTTAGTATGCAATCAAAACTCAAACCCGattttaagtttttgataTCTGCAGTAATTATGATAGTTTGCTACCGTTTTCTGgaaaatctgaaaaaaaaatagagaaataTAGCTCCTTCAGCGTTACAAATTAGCAACACAAATTTGGGTCTAAGAATTGTAATTCTAATTTCTGCACTTTTTAACGcaatctattttatttttatcaagtGGCATGTTAATGCTTTTGCATGCCAATTTTTTCACCAAGGAGcgttgaataaaatatttttggatgAATAAAGTTATATTTTGATAGAATGTGATCCAACCACAAGTGATCGTGTTAAGTGTGTGGAGGCTTAGATAAGCGCTTTTcagaattattttataatataaatgaaaagtaCGAATATTAAAGTAATGTATCTTTTGTAATGAAAATTCACGTATGGCCATCCATGGTACAAAATTgccaattataaatattacagAGCAATTGTATTTGGACAGCAACCTTCGGTACAAAACTCAATTGGCATTTCCCAAGCTTCCAACCCTTGTCCAAATCTAATCGCGGTTTTCTTGTAGCTGCGGCCATGAGGTATCTTTGCCTTGTCCATCGACGGTCACACTTACGCGtgtgaaaaatgcaattacgCTCCGTCGAAGAAAATATACTTTAGCCGCGTAAACATTGTAAGCCCGTGGAAATGGAGATGGAATCCGACAACAGCGACGACGAGGGATCGATCGGCAATGGATTGGACTTGACCGGCATTCTTTTCGGCAACATCGACTCCGAGGGCAGACTGCTGCAAGATGACGACGGAGAGGGGCGCGGGGGCACCGGTTTCGATGCGGAGCTCCGGGAAAACATTGGATCCCTTTCCAAGTGAGTACACATATGCAGTCATCTTTTCCCAGTGCAAGTGGcatcatatgtatgtacatacatatgtaaacaCGGCATCATTCAAGTATATCTTAATTCACAAGATATGAGacacttttaattgcatttcacatTGCATATGGATAACTTTCAGATTGGGTCTGGATTCTATGCTGCTCGAGGTTATCGACCGCAAGGAGGCCGAGCCTCTGTCggatgacgaggaggaggagaagccaGCCGCCAGTGCCAGCGGAGGAATGAGTGCCTTTGATGCGCTCAAAGCGGGCGTTAAAAGTGAAGAAAGGGAGGATGGCGCCGTAAAGGCTCAGGACGATGCCATAGACTACTCTGACATCACTGAGTTATCCGAAGACTGCCCACGCACTCCGCCCGCGGAAACAACCACCTATGATGACTTAGAAGACGCCATTCCCGCTTCCAAAGTAGAGGCCAAGTTGAGTAAGTAAGACCGTAATCTACAATTTAATCAGTTCACTGGGAGGAGAGGATATTGCTAAAATTTTAAGAGGTCTATGCATTTCCTGTCAAAGTGACATACGATTATTTTTGCACCGCTCAGTTTGGGTTCAGACCTATCGCTATACAGAGGGAATAACTCACATTTTGTTGCAGCTAAGGACGACAAGGAACTAATGCCTCCACCAAGTGCACCAATGCGATCCGGCTCTGGCAGCGGCACTGAGGAACCGGCCAAGTCAAATGATGCATCTAGTCCCAGTGACGATTCCAAATCTACTGATTTAAAGggtaaaaattatttgaaaacatAATAGAATTCTTTGTCAATGTTCATTTCTTTAAGATGCGGATCGGAAGCTGGATACACCACTTGCAGACATACTGCCGTCCAAGTACCAGAATGTGGATGTGCGTGAGCTCTTTCCGGACTTTCGTCCCCAAAAGGTGCTACGCTTCTCCCGTCTCTTCGGACCGGGTAAACCTACGAGTTTGCCCCAAATCTGGCGACACGTGCGCAATCGCCGCCGCAAGCGAAATCAATCCAGGGATCAGAAGGTAGAATATCAGAGTACTTTTAAACGGGACAGTATCACCAGGAAACTTCTCGTAAACCCTTTCAGACGACAAACACTGGTGGTTCGGACTCTGCCAGCGATACTGAGGAGCCACGCAAGCGAGGCTTCAGTCTGCACTATGCTGCAGAGCCAACGCCAGCGGAATGCATGTCCGACGACGAGGACAAATTGCTGGGCGACTTCAACAGCGAGGATGTGCGTCCAGAAGGACCGGACAACGGCGAGAACAGCGATCATAAGCCAAAGGTGGCTGACTGGCGGTTCGGGCCTGCACAGATTTGGTATGATATGCTAGAAGTGCCCGACTCCGGAGAGGGTTTCAACTACGGCTTCAAGACAAAGGCAGCAAGCACCTCGTCTCAGCCGCAGCTCAAGGATGAACGGCGTGTAAAGAGTCCAGAAGATGATGTCGAGGATCCAAGCATTGCGGATGATGCCTTTCTCATGGTCTCCCAGCTGCACTGGGAAGACGACGTGGTCTGGGACGGTAACGACATCAAGGCCAAGGTGCTACAAAAGCTTAACTCAAAGACAAATGCAGCCGGATGGTTGCCATCGAGCGGATCGAGAACGGCAGGCGCCTTTAGCCAGCCGGGAAAACCTTCTATGCCCGTGGGAAACAGCAGTGGAAGCTCCAAGCAGGGTTCGGGAGCATCAAGCAAAAAGGCCCAGCAAAAGTAATTATTTGAAAGTTGAATTCATAAGTATTTTACACtaatatttcaattgattttagTGCTCAAGCAAAGCCTGCGGAGGCACCTGATGACACCTGGTATAGC
Protein-coding sequences here:
- the LOC6726987 gene encoding argininosuccinate synthase isoform X2, with the translated sequence MPKETVILAYSGGLDTSCILKWLLDKQYEVICVLADVGQKEDFTAAEKKALKIGAKKVIVADVKQSFVEDYIWPAVQMGLVYEERYLLGTSLARPCISVALIEVAREYGAKYLAHGATGKGNDQVRFELCAYALKPDLKLLFTVHLRHGLQGLQQCEGIEPGINTQAWTPEEATFTFVYLGFLIVVAVGDTNTHAEIQNNFLMLRIGFCAIYSSRVLKNNLKSEVLLLFR